The genomic window CCAGAGAGTCCCTGGCCCAAGACGACAGGCTGGAGTCCAGCTACTTACAGTCTCACCACGGTCGCCGCTCTTGCCAGCAGGGCCGACGGGGCCGGGGGCACCGGGAGCACCGGGAGCACCGGGGGGTCCAGCAGGGCCGGTCTCACCACGGTCACCCTAAGAGTGgcagaggaggggacagggagtCAGTCCCACCTAACGGGCTGGGGCGGGGGCACGGCAGGTGGAGCCGTGGCCCTGGGGCGCAGGCATCTTACCTTGGGGCCGGGAGAACCATCTCGTCCAGGGGAGCCTTCAGCACCAGGAGATCCCTGCCGAGAGAGAAGGAGGTGTGAGCatcagcagggggaagggaggcgCAGGCCAAGGCCAAAGTGGGCTCGCGGAGGGCATTGCCACAGGGCCGGCAATGGCTCACCTCGCGTCCAGACTCGCCAGGGGGTCCAGCCAATCCAGGGGGGCCCATGGGACCAGGGGGGCCACGCTCACCACTGGCTCCAGAAGGACCTTGTTTGCCAGGTTCACCCTGGGGGAGAAGACAGAGTCAGCCCAGAGACGGGGTAGAGGCAGGGCCCTCGGCCTCCAAGGCTGCAGCCCCAGGGATGGTTCTTCTCGGGGTGCCCCGAGGGGAGGGGGCACTCACAGAGGGGCCGGGAAGACCGGGGAAGCCTCTCTCTCCTCGCTGACCGGGCAGGCCGACCACACCACGCTGTCCAGCAATGCCTTGAGGTCCGGGAGTGCCGGGAGCACCCTGGGTGCAGGGAGACGAAGATGAGGTGCCTTGCCAGGGCCGGGGAGTACATCCCCGCTCGGGACCCCTCGGGAGGGCGCACTTACAGCTGGTCCGTCGGCACCAGGGGATCCTTTCTCGCCAGCGGGGCCGGGGGGACCGGGGGGTCCGACTTCACCGGGACGTCCAGCGGGGCCAGTCTCACCACGGGGACCTTTGCCGCCTTCTTTGCCAGCGGGGCCGGGAGGGCCAGGGGGTCCAGCATTTCcctgggcagggagaagaggggctGTCAGGTTCCAGCGGATTCTGGAGCCCCGCGGAGGCCTCAGAGGGGTCCAgcaccctctcctcccctgtgCCCCTTACCACCGCCACCCCCCGCCAACCCGCAGAGCGTTGGAGTCTTCACCACAGTACTTACAGAGGGGCCGGGGGGACCGACTCGGCCAGCAGCACCAGGGAAACCGGTAGCACCCTggcagaggaggacagagagttcagagggagaacacccccacccctgccccaggctggcctggccgcccctcccccccgcacACAGGTCAGCAGGAGCCCCAGCAGAAAAGCAAAGTGAGGTACTCACAGGGGGACCAGCACTGCCGCGAGCACCTTTGGGTCCAGGAGCACCAACGTTACCCTGGAGGACAGCACAGAGCCATTAAGACCGGGCCGGTCCCAGCCCCAGGTCCACCTGCGGCTCAGGGCCGAGAGGGTGATACTCACAATGGGGCCGGGGGGGCCAGTGGGGCCAGCGGGGCCTGGGGGACCTGCGTCGCCTTTAGCACCAGCATCACCGGGTTCGCCTTTAGCACCGGGTTGGCCATCAGcaccctggggaaggagggagggcggTGAGTGGAGGAGCGGGGTACGGCAGCGGCAGCCCTCGCCCATCAGGGGCCCccatggggctggggaagggcagcCACTCCAGGAAGAACGGGACAAGAATCCCTCCCCGCCCTCCTTCCCTGACTCGGGCCCACGCCTCTGTCCTTATGCAGACTCCCAAGGTCCCGTGTcccagtgggagatggagaatgGTGGGGGTCTTGGTACTCACAGGGGGGCCAGCGAAGCCAGCAGGGCCGGGGGGACCAGGCTCACCGCGGTCTCCCTaggagaaaaggaggcagattggagtggggtcctgggctggggtggggcagagctGGAGGGGAAGATGGCCGGAGGAGCATtccccagggcccagagcccgtgagagagaaggaagaggaggaggcaggaagcagcACAAAGCCTGGGGCAGAGTGTGGGTCTTCTATACTTACGGGGGCGCCACGAGCTCCAGTGGGACCAGCAGGGCCGCTAGGACCTGCTTCACCCTGAGAGGGAGGGACAAGAGGCTCAGGTCAGAGAAGTAAGTACCTCAACAGATGACCCCAGGAGAGCCTCCCCTGTCTTCTGGTCCTCCCACGTTCAGGTGACCAGCTCAGAATGGCAGGACCTGCCTCTCCCTGGGAGCAGTGCCCAGGCTTGCTGGGGAatctgtgtgttggggggggagggacagtgggGGCCACCTCACCTTGTCACCAGGAGCACCAGCGGGGCCAGGAGGACCAATGGGGCCAGTCAGACCACGGACACCATCTTTGCCGGGAGAACCGTCAGCACCTTTGGGACCAGCATCACCCTAAAGACAGAGGAAAGCCTGAGACTTGCGGTGGAGGCGGACAGGGAGGTGACCTGGAGTGTCCTCCTGGTGTCTGggacccctccccagctctgccctaCCCCGGCCTGTGCTTGGGACTCAAGATCTTTCAGAGCAAAAGGTGCCTGCTTGGGGGCTGTGGTGGAACTTGGGGCAAGAGGCCCATGCCTTGTGTAGAAGGATGAATAACGCCATCCGTCAGGTCACCCTTCCTCCCGTTACCATGGTGATTCGTGGGGCGGGAAGAGCCTGGATAGGCTGGTAGAGGGTTTATCAGCAACAAGGccagaggggaagaagagaggattAAGGAGATGAGGGAAAGAGCCCagggagggtagagagagaggctggagtgtcccaagcagagggagacagagatgggaGCCCCGCACGGCTCAGGGGAGGGGGCTTAACTTACTCTGTCACCCTTAGGACCAGGAAGACCAGCTGCGCCTCGTTCACCAGGCATTCCCTGAAGGCCAGGAGCGCCCTGGCTACCTGGGGCTCCAGGGGCACCAGCATCACCCTAGGGGACAAACAAGAGGACTGGTATGAGGCAGGGGTCCCAGGAGTGGGTCACAGCCCTGTGCCCCCTTCTTAATACCTCCTGGTCTCGGTGCCCAGGATAAAGATAAGCACCAGCTAAGAGGAAAGGCTCCCAGCCCAGAACTTCGGGCTGCCCACGGATCCCACTCCGTCCTGTCGCCCTGCCACCCCTCCCTCATATCTAGGGGGCTTTGGCCACAACCAGGCACCTGCCCCTGCCTCAGAAGGGGCTGGACCTGGTCCCTCTGCTGCCCTCACCTTAGCACCGTCATTGCCAGGGGCACCATTGGCTCCCCGGGGACCTGCGGGGCCGGGGGGTCCTTGCACGCCGCGTTCACCGGGGAAACCTCTCTCGCCCTGGAAGAGAAGGATGGGGCGCATGATGGCTGCTCCTGAGACAGGGCCAAGAGCAGGGCATTCAGGCAGGAACAGCCAGGAGCTCTACTTACTCTTGCTCCAGAGGGGCCGGGGGCACCAAGGTCACCAGGAACAccctgagggggagggaggacagagagtGAGCCAACCCCACCTCAGACCTCCCCACTGGAGAGCGTTCTTGATGTCCTGGGGGGATGGCCCCTGGGGTCTGTCATTGGAGACCAACCCCTTCTTTGCACTGAACTGGGCTTAGCCCTCTCATCCTCCTGGGGTGGTGTCAGAGACAGCCCCTTCCCCAAACTCTGGGCTGAGGGAAAAGTCAGAGTGAGCCCcacagctcaaaaaaaaaaaaaaaaaatcattcggACCAGCAGCCATGTAGTCCCATCCAGATCTTATCGGGCAGGTGTTCTGCGCCCTGCTTCCGGGAAGTCCTGCAGGGTGTCTAGCCTGGATCCCTCTAGCTGCTGGTTATCTATGCAGGGAGGCGGGCTGGCCTCTTCCTCTAAACGCCCTGTGTTCCCCACCTCTCTGGCCGCCCGCTACCTCTCACCTGTTCGCCGGGTTTGCCAGCTTCACCAGGAGGACCAGCGGGGCCAGGGAGACCCTGTAGATGGGAAATGAGGGGGACAGGAGGTGGGTAGGATTAGAATCTGAAAAAGAACAAGGGGAACCCCAGACCTTCACCCCCTGCCAGGCAGGCCTCACCTGGAATCCGGGGGAGCCAGCGGGACCTTGTTCACCTCTCTCGCCAGCGGGGCCCTGTCACAGAAAGAACGCTGTGGTCCCTGGAAGGGCCCAGTGAAAAGGGGGGCGGGGTGTCTccacagcaccccctccccaggctgcctgCCCGGGACACTTACGGCAGGGCCAGGGGCTCCCTGAGCTCCAGCTTCTCCATCTTTGCCAGCAGGACCCTGTGGGGAGAGAACAAAGGACTCAgggttggggaggaggcagggggacaAGGACAGAGCAGACCCCCACGGGGAGCCCCTGCTGCCCTGGTGAGAGGCTGCGGCCTTCTGTACCCCTTCTGCAGGGAGGGGATGTgtcacaagcaggggcagtgaggGGACAGAAACCACGGGGAGCTACTTACAACAGCACCGGGGGGACCAGGCACGCCTCGCTCTCCAGCCTTGCCGGGCTCTCCCTGCAGGGAAACAGAGTCAGAGTCAGCGGGGCTTAGGTGGGAAACCAGTCCTCTTGGGTCCTTTTGGTTTACCCTGAGGGACATTTTTTTAaggggttttcttttctcccagcTCTGGTCCTGGGGAAACGCTTTGCTGGATGTTACTGCGGGTTCCTTCCTATCTCCCTGAGCCCTCTCTCCCCAGACCACCTGTCCCCGCAGGCTGctgcccccaccctctcccttccttcttgccACCATATGCCTATGGTGACCCAAGCTGCAAAGGGCTTTCATCTCCTCTGGTACCTCCTTTTCAACCTCAAAGAGCACACCCAGATTTAGGGGTGACTAGCATTAAAAAGGCCCATtcttcccctgtgtgtgtgtgtgggggggtgctgcTCCAACAATACTTTTTCCCAAGGAGAGAGCAATGGGAGTAGAGTTAAGAGAGGTCTCATTATTTGGATAgggagactgagccccagagaggggcagtgagtggcctaaggccacacagcaagtcagtggcaaagctgggactggcatccaggactccaggactccaggacatCCAGGAGCGCCTGTCCCTGTCTCTGGAACGTTCCTCAGTGAATACTCACAGCAGCACCTTTAGGCCCAGGGAAGCCCATCACGCCAGCCTGACCACGGGCACCAGGGGGGCCTGGGGGTCCGGGGCGACCATCTTGACCAGCAGGACCCTAAGGACAGAAGGCACAGAACCAGAAGTGAAGtcggagggtgggtgggggggtgggtgggtgggagggggaggggccctgGGGGGAGCAATACTCACAGGGGGGCCGGTTTTGCCGTCGGGACCGGGGCTGCCGGGACTTCCAGTCAGACCCTAGGGGGCAGCAGACAGGTGTGAGccaggtggggagaagggggacagaggaggggaggggcacctcAGGAGGCAGACCCGTGGTCCGGCTCCAGGGCGTCTCATTTCAGACCCCACACGGGTCCAGCACGGTCCTGGGACAAGTCCAGCACAGGGGTCAGAACTCACCTTGGCACCGGGCAGACCAGCTTCACCAGGGCGACCAGCTTCACCAGGAGAACCTTTGGGGCCAGCGGGGCCGGGGGAACCACGTTCACCGGCAGGACCCTGGTTGGGGGAGTCATAGGGACAATCAGGGTCTTAGGTCTGGGCTTCTTTACTGTGGCCCAGCATCTTACTCCTCccggtggggcagggtggggttgCTCTGAGGggcactgggggcagggggaagctcAGGGGGAAGCTCAGGGTGAAGTCCGGCACGGAGAGCCTGCAGCCGCAGTCTGGAGCAGTAATGACCGGGGCTGGAGGCGGGAGGCGACTACACGGGGGAGAGGAAGGTGATGCCCGCGGTGCAGCAGGGCGCACCCCAGCCGTGAAGGGACGTTACCTTGGGACCAGCAACACCATCTGCACCGGGGAAACCGCGGCTACCAGGTCCACCCTGCAAGAGGAGAAGAGGCCGGTGAGCTCCGACATGGGGGCACCAGGCTGGCGCTGGGGGCAAAGAGAGGGGCACTTACACGCTCGCCAGGGGGTCCAGGCAGGCCAGTGGGTCCAGGTTCACCTCGGGCTCCTcgctttccttcttccccagcgGGGCCAGGGGGTCCTTGAATACCAGTGGGTCCCTGGAGAGGGCAGAGACCAGGGGGCGGCCAGCAGTGAGGGGCCGACCGGGTGCCATCTCGCCCCTGGGTTCCCATCCCCTCGCAGGGTCTCCCTCCAGGGCTCCCCAGGGCAGACAGGCCAACGTGCGGGGACACTTACGGGCTCTCCCTTGGCGCCAGTGTCTCCTTTGTTGCCGGGAGCACCAGGTTCACCCTGCacgagggaggagaaggggatgAGGCAAGATTCTGGGGTCCACAACTGGCCTGGATCCTTCTGCTCCCGCAGGGAGGGCCACACCGGAGCTAGCGCATGGGGCGGACTCAATGGCAGAGGGATACTTACGCTGTTACCCTTGGGACCAGGAGGACCGCTGGGGCCCTGGGGTCCAGAGGGCCCTCGGGCGCCGGGGAAGCCGGGAGCACCAGCAATGCCAGGAGCGCCCTGTGGGAGGCAGAAGAGGTTGAGCTCAGGAGCGCAGGGCAGGGGCTCTGGAGGAGGGGCGCCACGGGGGTGGCTCTGAGACCCCTGGGGCACTTACGTTAGCACCTTTAGCACCAGGCTGTCCATCAGCACCAGGGTTTCcctgtggcagagagagagaagcgggtgAGGGACAGGCCAAGACCGGGAACTGGAGGGGAGGCCCCAGGGCGCTGAGGAGGCGACACTCACAGCaggaccagcagcaccagcaggcCCAGGGGGGCCGGGCTCACCACGCACACCCTGGGGACCCTCAGAGCCTCGGGCTCCTTGGGGACCAGCTTCACCCTGGATGGGACAAAAAGGACATGTCAGGAGCCAACCTGGAAGCCCAGCTCCCCTTTGGAtgtctccgtgtgtgtgtgtgtgtgtgtgtgtgtgtgtgtgtgtgtgtgtgtatggcaggGACAGGAAGACCAAGAATCAGGACTCCCATATCAGAGAAGGAGATCCCAGCACAAAGGGGATAGGCTTCTCTGGTCCCTTTGGTTTGGAGAGCGGGGAGACACCCCCCAACCTTGGCCTGTGGCAACCGTGctcagaggaaggcagggggCTCACCTTAGCACCAACAGCACCAGGGAAGCCAGGAGGACCAGCGGGGCCGGTGGGACCctgtgaacaaaatggaaatgtcaGCAAGAAGGAAGGTGGTAGCTGCAAATCACAGCCAGGAATAGCAGAGGTCCTGGGATTCTGAGCCCCATGCCTCCATCCCCCCAAGAGCTGACACCAAgagccctccccactcccaggcaCCGAGGTCCAGAGGTCACACTCACGGGGGGTCCAGCAGCCCCAGTAGCACCATCATTTCCACGAGCACCCTGCCGGAGAGAGGGGAGCCCCAGTTACCAGTGCTGAGCACAGGCCAGACCCTGTAACTGGTCAGGAACCCCTGCCAGGGCCCAGCTGTCCCCAAGGGGGCCAGGAGTACTTACAGCAGGGCCGGGGGCTCCAGGGCGGCCTCTCTCACCAGGCAGACCACGGGGGCCCTGACGACAAAAGCCAGAAAAGCCACGTGAGACGGGAGATGTACCTTTCCCCCGCCAAGCCTCATCTTGGCCCCTATATCCTGCACCCTCTCTTCCTTCTAGAACTGGACATACTCACCATCTGACCAGGAGCTCCATTTTCACCAGGACTACCAGGCTCACCCTAGAGAACAGAGAATAAAGTTGGGAATTTGTTCACACGGTGTAagctggcggggggtggggggagggggaggcccaCGACATTTGGGCATCTTCTTACCTTGGGACCAGCAGGACCAGCATCTCCCTTGGCACCATCTAAACCACTGAAACCCTAAGATAGGAAGAAGGGGCCAAGGTGAGTACCGATGGAAGGGAACCTTGGTCCCCACTCTGACCTGAGAAGGTGCCTTAGGGGTTCCCCACGGGCTCTGTCTCTGCGCTAGACTAAACCCCAAATGGGCCAAGAGCTCACCCAATCTCTTCATTGAGATTTCTTTCCCAGTGGAGGGGAGTTCTTTCGGAATCCTACTCCTATCCCTTAGGATTTCTGTAGCTGCCACCCAGTGGCTCAAAGGAGACTTACTCTGTGTCCCTTCATTCCAGGAAGGCCAGCTGTTCCAGGCAATCCCCGAGCAccctggagagaagagaaaaggaggagagaggtaGGGACATTAGAAGATGACACTGAGGACCCAGCTCCCAAGGGAAGCCCACTTGTAGAGAAGCCCATGGCCAGCCACGCATTCCAGCTCACCTGAGGTCCAGGAGGGCCACGCTCACCAGGACGACCAGGCTTTCCAGCTTCACcctgaaagggagagaaaagaccaTCGTGCGCATGCACCCATGGGCCAGGAAAGTGTGGGAGGTCTGAGTTTTCTTGGTATTGTTGAAGGTCAGGTCGAGGAGCCTATAATCTTATCTTTGAATTTGGAGCTCAGCTTACATCTACTGTAAAATCCTTATTTGGTGAATTTTGAGTCCCTCCAAAggtatttctgtttatttctatatatgGAGGGTAAATCTAAGATAATTAAGCCTAAGGAAGTCATTCACCCCAAGGGGTGTGGATGGGGAATGCTTTTAAGGTGGTTGGAGGGTCCGGAGGGCCAGTCCTCCACTGGGAAGATGGGGAAACATCCCACAAGGGCTGGAGGTCATTTTTCAAGGGCAGTCCCATGCATCAGGGAGAACTTGGCTTCCATTCTTTGAGCATCACCCCCAAAGGTGGTGCAGCACTGGGGTGGAGATTACAGGGACCTAACCCATGGAGGTGTTGGGGACTACTTGGGATCTTCTCGCCTGGAATACTTACATCATCTCCGTTCTTGCCAGGGGGACCAGGGGGACCGCGGGGACCCATGGGACCCtagaggaaacaggaagaaaggtgATTAGAATAGCCAGGATAagggggaaaattaaaaaaaaaaaaaaaaaaaaagggaaggcaGGGATTGGAAGGAGGAAGTAGGGAACAGCCCAGACGACAGCGGTGGAGGGGTCCTTCAATGGGAGAATCCACATATTTGTAGAGGGAGTGTGCAAGTAGTGTGCAAGTTGGGGGGGGCACTTACTGAGGCTCCAGGCTCGCCGGGCTCACCAGGGGGGCCTTGGAAACCTTGGGGACcctagagaagaaggaaagagggattCAGTTAGAAGGACAGGCCCCTACCAGTCTTTCCCCAGATCACTAATCGATCTCTCAGAGTACCTTTTGCTACCCTCATCCCAATCCTCCCTTCTAAAGACTGAAGCCCAGGATGGCACATGATGACATCCTGGATACTCACAGGTGCGCCAGGAGGGCCAGGGAGACCACGAGGACCAGAAGGACcctacagaaggaaaaacaaaaagatagagAGGTCATAATGATATCTCTATAGGGAAGAGCAATGTGGGTGTGGTCTTGCCATCCCCCAGTGGTTCCTGTTGGGACCACCCAGCTGTCTTGCATCCTCTTCTGGACTTCAGGTTCCAATGGTTGTCTTGATGTCCTAAGTTATCTATGCCACCCCCATAAGCCACCACTGGCCCATCCCCTCTGGATCCCCACGGACTCCTCTTCTGTCATCTCTGCCCCCCCAGTGGCTCACCATGGGGCCAGGCACGGAGATTCCTCCAGTTGATTTCTCATCATAGCCATAAGACATCTGGGGAGCAaagttctaggaaaaaaaaatgagagagtgtATGAGAAATCAGGGAGTTGGAAGGTGGAAGATGTCACTGAGAACGGAATATTGACATGTGCCTCCTGATGTCATGAAGGAAAACAACATCTCTTGTGAGACAGTCCTGCCAAAAATGCAGGTCCcaggggcgtctgagtggctcagtcattaagcgtctgccttcaactcaggtcatgatcccagggtcttgggttcgagctccacatcgggctccctgttcagtgggaagcctgcttctccctccccccactccccctgcttgtgttccctctctcactgtgtctctctctgtcaaataaataaataaaaatctttttttttttttttaaatacagagtcCCACTCTAATTATGAGGATATATCTGGCCaacccaaattgagggacagTCATAAAAACAGTTGGCCTCTACCAAGCAACtggcttcttaaaaaaatttcagggtCGTGCAAGACAAAGAAAGTCCGAGGAATGTTCCAAAGTAAAGGAAACTGAAGACACGCGACAGTTAAGTGCAATTCATGATCCTGGATCAGGGGGAAAGCTGCAATAAAGGGCATTATTGGGATGTTGTTGAAATTTGGACAAGGGCCATAGGTTAGATAATAGTTCTGTACCAACGTTAGAATTTTGGAATGTAATCATTGTGCAATGGTCGCGTAAGAGAAAGTCCTTGTCCTCAGGAAAGACACACTAAAGTATTTAGGAGCAAAAGGACATGACATCCGCCAACTCAAGCACAAATGGTTCAGAAGGAAAAATAGCGACAGTTATATGTATACATAGAGACTGATAAAGCAAATGTGACAAACTGTGAAGTGTATGTGAGAATTCTTGGCATTAGTCTTGAAACTTTTCTCTAAGtttgaaatcatttcaaaatatagtgTGCCATCtgccaaaaaacccacaaaaaaaaaaaaaaaagaaagaaagaaagaaagaaaagtaaaagaacaggAGGTGAGTGGAGCACACAGGGCCTGCTTGGACTTTCTTGAGTCTTCACTTACTCCTCCGAGGCCAGGGGGTCCGGGGGGTCCGGGAGGTCCGGGGGGTCCGGGAAGTCCAGGCTGTCCGGGGATACCATCTCGGCCAGGGGGGCCCGCAGGTCCCTgcagcaggagaggaggggggagagggcgGGCGGCGGTGAGCGCCGGCCTGGAGCCACGCCCACTTGCACCCCTACAGCCGATCGAAAACCACGCTTACTTACCCTTGGACCTCGGGGGCCAGTGTCTCCCTTGGGTCcctatgggggtgggggtggggagagaagaaacaaaataagccGGGTTAGAGACGGGAGGCGCTTGAAGACACTCGGGCGGGTGGCAAAAGTCGAGGGCAGAGGATTACCTCGACTCCTGCGGTTTCTTGGTCGGTAGGTGACGCTAGGGGAGAAGAGACGCGGGTGAGCGGCGGGGTCTGCACCGGGTACGCCCGGCGGCCccgccctcccccatccccaggccccCGAGCCGTACCCTCGCCATCGGGGCAGACGGGGCAGCACTCGCCCGGGGGGACTTGGGCGCCGGGGCAGTTCTTGGTTTCGTCGCAGATCACGTCATCGCACAACACGTTGCCGTTGTCGCAGACACAGATCCGGCAGGCCTCGGGTTTCCATACGTCTCGGTCGTAGTACCTGAGGCCGTTCTGTACGCAGGTGACTGGTGGGACTGGGGCAAGAGGGGAAAGGGGGGGCTGTCAGCGGCGCTCGAGGCCCCCCACCTCGGGGCTCCAGGGACCCCAGCTCTACCCGTAGCCTCTCCCGTCGGTCGTAAGGACACTTTTAGATTTTCCATTTCCCGCCTCCTCCTCCCCGTCCCCCCTCCTTTCCCCAAATCCTTAAAAGCTCATCTGCTCCTCATCAGGGCCAGTGACAGGGCCGAGGCGCCTGGCCAAGGCGGCTATAACTCTTTCCAGTTCTCAGGAATTTAAACAAAGCTTTAGGCCGGAGTTGCTTCCAACTCCAACCCCAGACCATCGGCGCTGAagccaagtgaaataaaaaagccattggggggggggggaggtgggggagtggggaggagagagaccaGGAGGGGCCCCATCCAGCGGGGGCGTGGTGTGTGTGGAgacgggggggtggggtgaggtcgGAGGGACCggtaggaggagagaagagaggtccAGCCCCCATTCCGCCCCATCCCAGGGCAGGT from Mustela nigripes isolate SB6536 chromosome 16, MUSNIG.SB6536, whole genome shotgun sequence includes these protein-coding regions:
- the COL1A1 gene encoding collagen alpha-1(I) chain, encoding MFSFVDLRLLLLLAATALLTHGQEEGQEEDIPPVTCVQNGLRYYDRDVWKPEACRICVCDNGNVLCDDVICDETKNCPGAQVPPGECCPVCPDGEASPTDQETAGVEGPKGDTGPRGPRGPAGPPGRDGIPGQPGLPGPPGPPGPPGPPGLGGNFAPQMSYGYDEKSTGGISVPGPMGPSGPRGLPGPPGAPGPQGFQGPPGEPGEPGASGPMGPRGPPGPPGKNGDDGEAGKPGRPGERGPPGPQGARGLPGTAGLPGMKGHRGFSGLDGAKGDAGPAGPKGEPGSPGENGAPGQMGPRGLPGERGRPGAPGPAGARGNDGATGAAGPPGPTGPAGPPGFPGAVGAKGEAGPQGARGSEGPQGVRGEPGPPGPAGAAGPAGNPGADGQPGAKGANGAPGIAGAPGFPGARGPSGPQGPSGPPGPKGNSGEPGAPGNKGDTGAKGEPGPTGIQGPPGPAGEEGKRGARGEPGPTGLPGPPGERGGPGSRGFPGADGVAGPKGPAGERGSPGPAGPKGSPGEAGRPGEAGLPGAKGLTGSPGSPGPDGKTGPPGPAGQDGRPGPPGPPGARGQAGVMGFPGPKGAAGEPGKAGERGVPGPPGAVGPAGKDGEAGAQGAPGPAGPAGERGEQGPAGSPGFQGLPGPAGPPGEAGKPGEQGVPGDLGAPGPSGARGERGFPGERGVQGPPGPAGPRGANGAPGNDGAKGDAGAPGAPGSQGAPGLQGMPGERGAAGLPGPKGDRGDAGPKGADGSPGKDGVRGLTGPIGPPGPAGAPGDKGEAGPSGPAGPTGARGAPGDRGEPGPPGPAGFAGPPGADGQPGAKGEPGDAGAKGDAGPPGPAGPTGPPGPIGNVGAPGPKGARGSAGPPGATGFPGAAGRVGPPGPSGNAGPPGPPGPAGKEGGKGPRGETGPAGRPGEVGPPGPPGPAGEKGSPGADGPAGAPGTPGPQGIAGQRGVVGLPGQRGERGFPGLPGPSGEPGKQGPSGASGERGPPGPMGPPGLAGPPGESGREGSPGAEGSPGRDGSPGPKGDRGETGPAGPPGAPGAPGAPGPVGPAGKSGDRGETGPAGPAGPIGPVGARGPTGPQGPRGDKGETGEQGDRGIKGHRGFSGLQGPPGPPGSPGEQGPSGASGPAGPRGPPGSAGSPGKDGLNGLPGPIGPPGPRGRTGDAGPVGPPGPPGPPGPPGPPSGGFDFSFLPQPPQEKAHDGGRYYRADDANVVRDRDLEVDTTLKSLSQQIENIRSPEGSRKNPARTCRDLKMCHSDWKSGEYWIDPNQGCNLDAIKVFCNMETGETCVYPTQPQVAQKNWYISKNPKEKRHVWYGESMTDGFQFEYGGQGSDPADVAIQLTFLRLMSTEASQNITYHCKNSVAYMDQQTGNLKKALLLQGSNEIEIRAEGNSRFTYSVTYDGCTSHTGAWGKTVIEYKTTKTSRLPIIDVAPLDVGAPDQEFGMDIGPVCFL